The Pantoea trifolii nucleotide sequence CTGGTTTTTTTATGGCTGTAATTTACATTCCGTTTTCTTCACTACTCAATAATGCATGCACAGGATAAGATTTATTTCTTTGTTGGCGGTCGCCATTAATGCGCACTGAAAATTCAATGGCATTACCAGTTTAAATATTTTTACGGGGAGAACGGTGTGAACAAAGGTCGGAAGCGGGCATGAATATTATCGATATCATTATGTCCGCAGGCAAAGCCTCGGTAGACGTGGCCCTCTACACGTTGATTCCGATTATGGTGGTGATGTTATTCATCATGAAATATCTGGAGGTCAAAGGTCTACTGGATTTTGTTGTGCGTCATGCCACGCCGTTATTAAAACCTTTCGGTATTACCGGGCTGGCATTTTTTGCCATGATTCAGCTTAATTTCGTCAGCTTTGCGGCCCCGCTGGCGGCGCTCGCCATTATGGAAAAGCGCGGTACGTCCGATCGTCATATGGCGGCCACGCTGGCGATGCTGTTTGCCATGGGCCAGGCCAGCACCTTTTATCCGCTGATTCCGGCGGGATTACACTGGAGCACGGCGCTAATTATTTCGATCTGCGGCGGCGTAGTAGCGGCGGCGGCAACTTATCACCTGTTTGGCCGCAAACTCTCTGATGCAGCGCTATTAAATGAAGATGAAGCCGTCACCAGCAGCGAAAATAAAATGGGGCTGATTGGCATCATTAATAGCGCCGGATCCGATGCGATTCGTCTGGCGCTGGGTTCGCTGCCGATGCTGATTATCTCGTTATCGGTGGTCGGCATTTTGAAGGAAGCAGGCGGGATTGAAATGCTGACGCGTCTGGTGTCGCCGCTGCTGGATAAGCTGAATATTTCCGAAGTCTATATTCTTCCGGCGCTGACTAAATGTCTGGCAGGCGGCACCGCCTATTACGGCGTGGTGGCAGGATTGGTGGAGAAAGGCTTATACAGCGCGCACAACATCAACGCGTCGGCGGGATTGCTGATTCAAACCTTCGATCTGCCCGGCATCGGGATCTACCTTGGCCTGTCGAGCCGATTCCCGCGCCTGTTCCGCTTTGCCGTGCCCGGCATCATGCTCGGTATTGCGCTGCGAGCGATGGTGCACGCCATCCTGTTCTGATTATTGCTGGCGCTGAATACGCTTTTCAGCGCCATTTAGTAAATAACATTACAATTCACAGGCATTATTTATTATTAGCCCTATTCATTTCATCGTTATTTTCACCCAT carries:
- a CDS encoding nucleoside recognition domain-containing protein; amino-acid sequence: MNIIDIIMSAGKASVDVALYTLIPIMVVMLFIMKYLEVKGLLDFVVRHATPLLKPFGITGLAFFAMIQLNFVSFAAPLAALAIMEKRGTSDRHMAATLAMLFAMGQASTFYPLIPAGLHWSTALIISICGGVVAAAATYHLFGRKLSDAALLNEDEAVTSSENKMGLIGIINSAGSDAIRLALGSLPMLIISLSVVGILKEAGGIEMLTRLVSPLLDKLNISEVYILPALTKCLAGGTAYYGVVAGLVEKGLYSAHNINASAGLLIQTFDLPGIGIYLGLSSRFPRLFRFAVPGIMLGIALRAMVHAILF